ATGCGCGGCGTCCTCGCCCACGGGGTCCAGGTTTTGGGCAGAGCTCTCCTGTGACATTGACTCTCCTCGTTGAGAACTAACGCACTAGCGCAGGCGAAGCGCCTTCATGACCTTCAGGCTGGTGCTCATGAACGCCGCGTACTTCTCGTCGTCCAGACCGAACGCCGGCGCCAGCGGCATGACCCGCTGGGACGCCACGGTCTGCGCCTCGGTGTACTTGAGGATTCCCTCGGAGCCGTGCCGACGGCCGAGACCGGAGTCCTTCATGCCGCCCATCGGGGCCTGCGCGCTGCCGTAGGCGGGCGCGTAGCCCTCGTTGACGTTGACCGTGCCGGTGCGCAGGCGGGCGGCGACCTTGCGGCCGCGGCCGCCGTCCTTCGTCCAGACCGAGGAGTTCAGGCCGTACGGCGTGGCGTTGGCGAGCTCGACCGCCTCGTTCTCGTCCGTGAAGCGGTAGATGGAGACGACCGGACCGAAGGTCTCCTCGTTGCAGACCGCCATCGGGGCCTCGACGCCGTCGAGGATCGTGGGCTCGTAGAAGTAGGGACCGATGTCGGGGCGCGCGACGCCGCCCGCGACGAGCGTGGCGCCCTTGGCGACGGCCTCCTCGACGTGCCGGGTCACGGTCTCCAGCTGCCGCTCGCCGACGAGGGAGCCCATGTCGGCGCCGTACGCGAGGGACTTGCCGAGCCGCATCGCCTTCGTGCGCTCCGCGAAGCGCGCCACGAACTCGTCCGCGATCGACTCGTGGACGTAGAGCCGCTCGATGGAGATGCAGAGCTGGCCCGCGGAGGAGAAGCAGGCGCGCACCGCGCCCGACGCGGCCTTGTCGACGTCGGCGTCGTGCAGCACCAGCATGGCGTTCTTGCCGCCGAGTTCGAGCGAGACGCCGACCAGGCGTGCGGCGGCGCCCTGCGCGACCTCGCGGCCGGTGCGGGTGGAGCCGGTGAAGGAGACGTAGTCGGCGTGCTTGACGATCTCGGGTCCCACGACGGGGCCTTCGCCGAGGACGACCTGGAAGACCTCCGCGGGCAGGCCCGCCTCGATGATCAGGTCGCGGGCCCAGAGCGCGGTCAGGCAGGTCTCCGTGTCGGGCTTCATGACCAGGGCGTTGCCCGCGGCGAGGGCCGGCAGCGCGTCGCCGACCGAGAGTTCGAGCGGGTAGTTCCAGGGGGCTATCTGGCCGACGACGCCGCGCGGCTGGCGGTTCTCGGTGACCTTGGTGAGGACGGGGACGACGCCGGTGTGCCGCTTCGACGCCAGGTAGGAGGGTGCCTTGCGGCCGTAGTGCCGGGCGGCGACCACGACGGCCTGGACCTCCTCGTGCGCGTGCAGCCGGGACTTGCCGGTCTCCAGCTGGATCAGGTCGAGGACCTCGGCCTGGCGCTGCAGCACCAGGTCGTGGAAGCGCAGCAGGACGGCGGCACGCTGCTTGGCGGGGGTCCTCGCCCAGGCGATCTGGGCGGTGCGGGCCCGCTGGAAGGCGGTCGTGACGTCCTCGGGGGTGGACTCGGGCAGGTCGGCCAGCTTCTCGCCGGTGAGCGGCGAGTGGTTGGCCGTCCGTCCCGACCCGATGACGTCACGGGTGAGCTGGGCGATCAGCTCGGGTGTGACCACGTCGGCGGCGGTGCGCGCGCCGTCGGGGGCCGGGGCGGTCGGGTTCGTTCCGAGGGGCGCTGCGGTGGCCTGCGAGTCCGTCATGCACGTGAGAGTAGGCCTCCACCAGGCTTTTGGGTACCCATCGGTAACGGGGGTTCACGGCCTCCGCACATGACGCCAGTGATTGCTGGCGACAAAGCCGCTGATCAGGCCGTTACCGCTGTGCCGAGCGACTTCTCAGAGTTTGTGGAGCTCCAGGTCCGCGATCGCCCTCTCGGCGACCTCGCGGCCCCGTCCGGTGAAGTCGCCCTTGCCGGGATAGTCGATCCACAGCCGGTACATGTTCCCCGCATCGGTCCGGTAGTACAGGATCCTCGCCTCGCGCGGCAGCTCGGTCTGCGAGTCGGTGTACGTGACCGTGTTCTCGGCGGCGCTCCGGTCCCGGTACTTCGTCTCCTTGGTCGTGGCGGCGGGTGCGGGGTCGCTGGACATGTCGCTG
The window above is part of the Streptomyces venezuelae genome. Proteins encoded here:
- a CDS encoding succinic semialdehyde dehydrogenase, whose protein sequence is MTDSQATAAPLGTNPTAPAPDGARTAADVVTPELIAQLTRDVIGSGRTANHSPLTGEKLADLPESTPEDVTTAFQRARTAQIAWARTPAKQRAAVLLRFHDLVLQRQAEVLDLIQLETGKSRLHAHEEVQAVVVAARHYGRKAPSYLASKRHTGVVPVLTKVTENRQPRGVVGQIAPWNYPLELSVGDALPALAAGNALVMKPDTETCLTALWARDLIIEAGLPAEVFQVVLGEGPVVGPEIVKHADYVSFTGSTRTGREVAQGAAARLVGVSLELGGKNAMLVLHDADVDKAASGAVRACFSSAGQLCISIERLYVHESIADEFVARFAERTKAMRLGKSLAYGADMGSLVGERQLETVTRHVEEAVAKGATLVAGGVARPDIGPYFYEPTILDGVEAPMAVCNEETFGPVVSIYRFTDENEAVELANATPYGLNSSVWTKDGGRGRKVAARLRTGTVNVNEGYAPAYGSAQAPMGGMKDSGLGRRHGSEGILKYTEAQTVASQRVMPLAPAFGLDDEKYAAFMSTSLKVMKALRLR